One window of Leucoraja erinacea ecotype New England chromosome 37, Leri_hhj_1, whole genome shotgun sequence genomic DNA carries:
- the LOC129713746 gene encoding uncharacterized protein LOC129713746: MALKRSRAHQQSRAQRKAARDKMQVLQVEVKEEEAVHWDYDYAEDSDVSFEIKRKRQMVTEPYEFSREQEGELVDWYRDNPELYDKNHRQFRNTKRRFMMLEDKAKEFPGCTCDQLCQFYKSQRTRYGRLTRSLHKSGSGTRFVTERQQWIVEKWGFINDHIVRVEKKQSTRKFNKERPQRAISSEDELDPHEGPSGSTTPTSQERSTRKQTIVIPIAGCSTTAAEEEESRQASQREMIKEIVQQAKATTDTMITMTQPKTSHERIVETFSAFLTQEMLLIPESEWVSFSMEAFALARAHRFPQPH, translated from the exons ATGGCGCTCAAGAGAAGCAGGGCTCATCAGCAGAGCAGGGCACAACGAAAAGCAGCCAGGGACAAGATGCAGGTTCTGCAGGTTGAGGTCAAGGAGGAGGAGGCTGTACATTGGGACTATGATTATGCTGAGGATAGTGATGTCTCATTTGAGATCAAGAGGAAGAGGCAAATGGTAACCGAGCCCTATGAATTcagcagggaacaagagggggaactggtagATTGGTATCGGGACAACCCTGAGCTGTACGACAAAAACCACAGGCAGTTTAGGAATACAAAGCGAAGGTTCATGATGCTTGAGGACAAGGCAAAGGAGTTCCCTGGCTGCACGT GCGACCAACTGTGCCAATTCTACAAGAGCCAGAGGACAAGGTACGGCAGGCTGACGCGCAGTTTGCACAAGTCTGGCTCGGGCACTAGATTTGTGACCGAGAGGCAGCAGTGGATAGTGGAAAAATGGGGGTTTATAAATGACCATATCGTTCGAGTGGAGAAGAAGCAGAGCACCAGGAAG TTTAACAAGGAGAGACCACAGCGTGCCATCTCCAGTGAGGATGAGCTTGATCCTCATGAGGGACCCTCTGGATCCACCACCCCGACCAGCCAGGAACGCAGCACGAGGAAGCAGACCATTGTCATCCCCATTGCAGGCTGCAGCACAACTGCGGCTGAGGAAGAAGAGTCTAGACAGGCTAGTCAGCGGGAGATGATCAAAGAA ATCGTGCAACAGGCAAAGGCAACAACAGACACCATGATCACTATGACACAGCCAAAGACATCACACGAGAGGATAGTTGAAACCTTCTCAGCGTTCTTAACACAAGAGATGCTCCTCATTCCTGAAAGCGAGTGGGTTAGCTTCTCCATGGAGGCCTTTGCCTTGGCAAGGGCCCACAGATTCCCTCAGCCG CATTGA